One genomic region from Mycobacterium basiliense encodes:
- the lpdA gene encoding dihydrolipoyl dehydrogenase: MTHYDVVVLGAGPGGYVAAIRSAQLGLNTAIVEPKYWGGVCLNVGCIPSKALLRNAELAHIFTKDAKTFGISGEATFDYGVAFDRSRKVADGRVAGVHFLMKKNKITEIHGYGKFTDAHTLAVDLNDGGTETVTFDNAIIATGSSTRLVPGTSLSANVVTYEEQILSRELPKSIVIAGAGAIGMEFGYVLKNYGVDVTIVEFLPRALPNEDAEVSKEIERQFKKLGVKILTGTKVESISDNGSEVTVVVSKDGKSDEIKTERVLQAIGFAPNVEGYGLDKAGVALTDRKAIGIGDYMQTSVPHIYAIGDVTGQLMLAHVAEAMGVVAAETIAGAETLALGDYRMLPRATFCQPQVASFGLTEQQARDEGYDVVVAKFPFTANGKAHGLGDPSGFAKLVADAKHGELLGGHLVGHDVSELLPELTLAQKWDLTANELARNVHTHPTMSEALQECFHGLTGHMINF; the protein is encoded by the coding sequence GTGACTCACTATGACGTCGTCGTCCTCGGAGCCGGTCCCGGGGGATACGTGGCCGCTATTCGTTCCGCGCAGCTCGGACTGAACACCGCAATCGTCGAGCCGAAGTACTGGGGTGGGGTCTGCCTCAACGTCGGGTGCATCCCGTCCAAGGCATTGCTGCGCAACGCCGAACTGGCCCACATCTTCACCAAGGACGCTAAGACATTTGGTATCAGCGGTGAGGCCACCTTCGACTATGGAGTCGCCTTCGACCGCAGTCGCAAGGTGGCCGATGGCCGCGTCGCCGGCGTGCACTTCTTGATGAAGAAGAACAAGATCACCGAGATCCACGGGTACGGCAAATTTACCGACGCCCACACGCTGGCAGTCGACCTGAATGACGGCGGCACCGAAACGGTGACGTTCGACAACGCCATCATCGCTACCGGCAGCAGCACCCGGCTGGTCCCGGGCACATCGCTATCGGCCAACGTGGTCACCTACGAGGAACAGATCCTGTCGCGGGAGTTGCCGAAGTCGATCGTTATCGCCGGAGCCGGTGCCATCGGTATGGAGTTCGGCTATGTGCTGAAGAACTACGGTGTCGACGTCACCATTGTGGAATTCCTGCCGCGTGCCCTGCCCAACGAGGACGCCGAAGTGTCCAAGGAGATCGAGCGGCAGTTCAAGAAGTTGGGCGTCAAGATCCTCACCGGCACCAAGGTGGAGTCCATCTCCGACAACGGCTCTGAGGTGACGGTGGTGGTGAGCAAGGACGGAAAGTCCGACGAGATCAAGACCGAGAGGGTGTTGCAGGCCATCGGTTTTGCGCCCAACGTCGAGGGTTACGGACTGGACAAGGCCGGCGTTGCGCTCACCGACCGCAAAGCCATCGGCATCGGTGACTATATGCAGACCAGTGTTCCGCACATCTACGCCATTGGCGATGTCACCGGGCAGCTGATGTTGGCCCACGTCGCAGAGGCCATGGGAGTTGTGGCGGCCGAAACCATCGCCGGCGCAGAGACTTTGGCCCTCGGCGACTACCGCATGTTGCCGCGTGCCACGTTCTGCCAGCCGCAGGTGGCCAGCTTCGGGCTGACCGAGCAGCAGGCCCGCGACGAAGGCTATGACGTCGTGGTCGCCAAATTCCCGTTTACCGCCAACGGCAAGGCGCACGGTCTGGGCGACCCCAGCGGTTTCGCCAAACTGGTGGCCGACGCCAAACACGGCGAGCTGCTGGGTGGGCATCTGGTTGGTCACGATGTGTCCGAGCTGTTGCCGGAGTTGACCCTGGCGCAGAAGTGGGACCTCACGGCCAACGAGCTGGCCCGCAACGTGCACACGCACCCGACCATGTCAGAGGCACTGCAGGAGTGTTTCCACGGCCTGACCGGCCACATGATCAACTTCTGA
- the pcaA gene encoding cyclopropane mycolic acid synthase PcaA, giving the protein MSVQLTPHFGNVQHHYDLSDDFFRLFLDPSQTYSCAYFEREDMTLEEAQLAKVDLSLGKLGLEPGMTLLDIGCGWGATMRRAIEKYDVNVVGLTLSENQAAHVQQMFDKMDTPRSTRVLLEGWEKFDEPVDRIVSIGAFEHFGRQRYPRFFKMAYQVLPEDGVMLLHTIARPTFKEARAKGLPLTHEIVHFTQFILAEIFPGGWLPTIPTVEEHAAAAGFKVTRIQSLQQHYARTLQLWAAALEANREKAIALQSEKVYDRYMKYLTGCAKLFRQGYTDIDQFTLEK; this is encoded by the coding sequence ATGTCCGTGCAGCTCACGCCCCATTTTGGCAATGTACAGCACCACTACGACCTCTCTGACGACTTCTTCCGACTGTTTCTCGACCCCAGTCAGACCTACAGCTGTGCGTATTTCGAACGCGAGGACATGACCCTGGAAGAGGCGCAGCTCGCCAAGGTCGACCTGTCGTTGGGCAAGCTCGGGCTCGAGCCTGGGATGACACTGCTGGACATCGGCTGCGGCTGGGGAGCCACGATGCGGCGCGCGATCGAGAAGTATGACGTCAATGTCGTGGGTCTGACGCTGTCCGAGAACCAGGCGGCCCACGTTCAGCAAATGTTCGACAAGATGGACACCCCGCGAAGCACTCGGGTGCTTTTGGAAGGCTGGGAAAAGTTCGACGAACCCGTCGACCGCATCGTCTCAATCGGCGCCTTCGAGCACTTTGGCCGCCAGCGGTATCCACGATTCTTCAAGATGGCCTACCAGGTGTTGCCCGAGGACGGCGTGATGCTGCTGCACACCATTGCCCGCCCCACCTTCAAAGAGGCCCGGGCCAAGGGCCTGCCGCTGACCCACGAAATCGTGCACTTCACCCAATTCATCCTCGCCGAGATCTTCCCCGGCGGCTGGTTGCCCACGATCCCGACCGTGGAAGAGCACGCCGCGGCGGCCGGCTTCAAGGTGACCCGGATCCAGTCGTTGCAGCAACACTATGCACGGACTCTGCAGTTGTGGGCCGCCGCGCTGGAAGCAAACCGGGAAAAGGCGATCGCTCTCCAATCGGAGAAGGTCTACGACCGCTACATGAAGTACCTCACTGGGTGCGCGAAGCTCTTCCGTCAGGGCTACACCGACATCGATCAGTTCACTTTGGAGAAGTAG
- a CDS encoding cyclopropane mycolic acid synthase family methyltransferase, translating to MTQLRPFYEESQSIYDVSDEFFALFLDPTMAYTCAYFERDDMTLEEASNAKFDLALGKLNLEPGMTLLDIGCGWGGALQRAVEKYDVNVIGITLSRNQFEYSKAKMAKIPTERTVEVRLQGWEEFEDKVDRIVTIGAFEAFKMERYAAFFERAYNILPDDGRMLLHTILTYTQRQMHEMGIEVTMSDVRFMRFIGREIFPGGQLPAQEDIFEFAQNAGFSVEKVQLLQKHYERTLHIWAANLEAAREQAIAIQSEEIYDKYMHYLTGCENFFRKGISNIGQFTLTK from the coding sequence ATGACTCAGCTGAGGCCTTTTTACGAAGAGTCGCAATCAATCTACGACGTTTCGGACGAGTTCTTCGCGTTATTTCTCGACCCGACGATGGCGTACACCTGCGCCTACTTCGAGCGCGATGACATGACGCTTGAAGAGGCGTCAAATGCCAAGTTCGACCTGGCGCTGGGCAAGCTGAACCTTGAACCCGGTATGACTTTGCTCGACATCGGCTGCGGCTGGGGTGGCGCGCTGCAGCGGGCGGTCGAGAAGTACGACGTGAACGTCATCGGTATTACGTTGAGTCGCAATCAATTTGAGTACAGCAAGGCCAAAATGGCCAAGATCCCGACCGAGCGCACCGTCGAGGTGCGACTGCAGGGTTGGGAAGAGTTCGAGGACAAGGTCGACCGAATCGTGACCATCGGCGCCTTCGAAGCGTTCAAGATGGAGCGGTATGCCGCCTTCTTCGAGCGCGCCTACAACATACTTCCCGACGACGGCCGGATGCTCCTGCACACGATTCTTACGTATACCCAGAGGCAGATGCACGAGATGGGCATCGAAGTGACGATGAGTGATGTCCGATTCATGCGCTTCATTGGTCGCGAGATTTTTCCGGGCGGACAGTTGCCAGCTCAGGAAGATATTTTCGAATTCGCACAGAACGCCGGGTTCAGCGTCGAAAAAGTGCAATTGCTGCAGAAGCATTACGAGCGGACGCTGCACATCTGGGCGGCCAATCTCGAGGCCGCCCGTGAGCAGGCCATCGCTATCCAGTCCGAAGAGATCTACGACAAGTACATGCACTACCTGACCGGATGTGAAAACTTCTTCCGCAAGGGCATCAGCAACATCGGGCAGTTCACCCTGACCAAGTAG
- a CDS encoding acyl-[acyl-carrier-protein] thioesterase — translation MSLDKNLMPVPDGHPSVFDREWPLRVGDIDRTGRLRLDAACRHIQDIGQDQLREMGFEETHPLWIVRRTMVDLIRPIEFQDMLRCRRWCSGSSNRWCEMRVRIDARKGGLIESEAFWIHVNKETEMPARIADDFLAALHKTTSVDRLRWKGYLKPGNRDDATEIHEFPVRVTDIDLFDHMNNSVYWSVIEDYLACHAELLQAPLRATIEHEAPVALGDKLEIISHVHPAGSTDKFGPGLADRTVTTLTYAVGDETKAVAALFAL, via the coding sequence GTGAGCCTGGATAAGAATCTGATGCCGGTGCCAGACGGCCATCCCTCGGTGTTCGATCGTGAGTGGCCGCTGCGGGTCGGCGACATCGACCGCACGGGACGGCTCCGGTTGGATGCGGCTTGCCGCCACATACAGGACATCGGCCAGGACCAGTTGCGTGAAATGGGCTTCGAAGAAACCCATCCACTGTGGATAGTCCGCCGCACCATGGTCGACCTGATCCGCCCGATCGAGTTCCAGGACATGCTGCGGTGTCGGCGGTGGTGTTCGGGCAGCTCCAACCGCTGGTGTGAGATGCGCGTTCGCATAGACGCCCGCAAAGGTGGGCTCATCGAGTCGGAGGCATTCTGGATCCACGTCAATAAGGAAACCGAGATGCCCGCCCGCATCGCCGACGACTTCCTGGCCGCTCTGCACAAGACCACCAGCGTGGATCGGCTGCGCTGGAAGGGTTACCTGAAGCCGGGTAACCGTGATGATGCGACCGAAATACATGAGTTCCCGGTACGGGTCACCGATATCGACTTGTTCGACCACATGAACAACTCGGTGTACTGGAGCGTGATCGAGGACTACCTGGCCTGTCACGCCGAACTGCTGCAGGCTCCGCTGCGGGCGACCATCGAGCACGAGGCGCCGGTCGCGCTGGGCGACAAGCTCGAGATCATCTCCCACGTTCACCCGGCCGGCTCCACCGACAAGTTCGGTCCGGGGCTTGCCGACCGTACTGTTACAACGCTCACATATGCGGTCGGCGACGAGACCAAAGCCGTCGCCGCGCTCTTCGCCCTTTAA
- a CDS encoding putative holin: MIPLPRAWLLTSAMLVGCAVGMLAGLASTVLVHSRIRPDVVIALVVGVPSVLGMLVILFSGRRWVTLLGAFILALAPGWFGLLVAIQVASSG; the protein is encoded by the coding sequence GTGATCCCCCTTCCGCGTGCGTGGCTGCTGACCAGCGCCATGCTGGTCGGTTGTGCTGTCGGGATGCTGGCCGGGCTGGCGTCCACGGTGCTGGTCCATAGCAGGATCCGGCCGGATGTCGTCATCGCTTTGGTGGTGGGGGTTCCCAGCGTGCTCGGGATGCTGGTAATTCTCTTCTCGGGGCGGCGGTGGGTGACGTTGTTGGGTGCGTTCATCCTCGCGTTGGCCCCGGGTTGGTTCGGTCTGCTGGTGGCGATCCAGGTGGCTTCCAGTGGCTGA
- a CDS encoding DUF779 domain-containing protein, whose protein sequence is MGASRTAPPGVVITAAAAELLGRLQGRHGPVMFHQSGGCCDGSSPMCYPRGDFLVGDRDVLLGVLDIGADGVPVWISGPQYQAHYLGDKHTQLVIDVVPGRGSGFSLEAPEGLRFLSRGRVFTDEEKALLEAVPVITGAAYERGARPPIRGEVVADNAPGACRATRR, encoded by the coding sequence ATGGGCGCGTCGCGCACCGCCCCACCCGGGGTGGTGATCACCGCCGCCGCCGCCGAACTGCTTGGCCGACTGCAGGGCCGCCATGGGCCGGTGATGTTCCACCAGTCCGGTGGATGCTGCGACGGGTCGTCGCCGATGTGCTATCCACGCGGGGACTTTCTGGTCGGCGATCGCGACGTCTTGCTGGGCGTGCTGGACATCGGCGCAGACGGCGTGCCGGTATGGATCTCGGGCCCGCAGTATCAGGCCCACTACCTGGGTGACAAGCACACCCAATTGGTGATCGATGTCGTGCCTGGGCGCGGCAGCGGGTTCAGCCTGGAAGCGCCCGAGGGTCTGCGCTTCCTCAGTCGCGGCCGGGTCTTCACCGACGAAGAGAAAGCGCTGCTGGAAGCGGTACCGGTGATCACCGGCGCCGCCTATGAGCGTGGAGCACGCCCGCCGATACGAGGTGAGGTCGTCGCCGACAACGCGCCGGGAGCGTGCCGGGCCACCCGCCGGTAA
- a CDS encoding carboxymuconolactone decarboxylase family protein yields MSGEADGQLARIPSGRLRQLGPINWVLAKLGARAVRAPEMHLFTTLGYRQSLFWAWLIYGGRLLQGRLPRIDTELVILRVAHLRSCEYELQHHRRMARAAGLDAQTQATIFAWPEVPQGDGPRKVLSARQQALLTATDELITDRSISAETWEQLAAHLNRQRLIEFCMLATQYDGLAATISALDIPLDNPR; encoded by the coding sequence ATGAGCGGCGAGGCGGACGGCCAGCTCGCCCGGATTCCGTCGGGCCGGCTACGCCAGCTGGGACCGATCAACTGGGTGCTCGCGAAGCTGGGCGCCCGCGCGGTGCGGGCGCCGGAGATGCATCTGTTCACCACCCTGGGCTATCGCCAGTCGCTGTTCTGGGCCTGGCTGATCTATGGCGGCCGGCTGCTGCAGGGGCGGCTACCCCGGATCGATACCGAGTTGGTGATCCTGCGCGTCGCGCATCTGCGCTCGTGTGAGTACGAGCTGCAACACCATCGCCGGATGGCGCGCGCCGCCGGGCTGGATGCCCAAACGCAGGCGACGATCTTCGCCTGGCCGGAGGTTCCCCAGGGGGACGGGCCGCGAAAGGTATTGAGTGCCCGGCAACAGGCGCTGTTGACGGCGACCGACGAGTTGATCACCGACCGTTCGATCAGCGCGGAAACCTGGGAGCAGCTGGCAGCTCACCTCAATCGACAACGGTTGATCGAATTCTGCATGCTGGCAACGCAATACGACGGGCTGGCCGCTACGATCAGCGCACTCGACATCCCGTTGGACAACCCGCGATAG
- a CDS encoding 3-hydroxybutyryl-CoA dehydrogenase — MSDAAIQRVGVVGAGQMGAGIAEVSVRAGVDVTVFETTEALITAGRNRIVKSLERGVSAGKVTERERDRALGKLTFTTDLKDMADRQLVIEAIVEDEAVKTKVFAELDGVIADPAAVLASNTSSIPIMKIAAATKNPQRVLGLHFFNPVPVLPLVELVSTLVTDEAAATRTEEFASAVLGKQVVRCSDRSGFVVNALLVPYLLSAIRMVEAGFATVEDVDKAVVAGLSHPMGPLRLSDLVGLDTLKLIADKMFEEFKEPHYGPPPLLLRMVEAGLLGKKSGQGFYTY, encoded by the coding sequence GTGAGCGACGCAGCAATCCAGCGGGTAGGGGTTGTCGGCGCCGGACAAATGGGAGCCGGCATCGCCGAGGTCTCCGTGCGTGCGGGCGTTGATGTGACGGTGTTCGAGACGACCGAGGCGCTGATCACCGCGGGACGCAACCGCATCGTGAAATCGCTCGAGCGTGGGGTCAGTGCGGGCAAGGTGACCGAACGTGAGCGCGACCGTGCCCTCGGTAAATTGACCTTCACCACCGACCTGAAGGACATGGCCGACCGGCAGTTGGTGATCGAGGCGATCGTCGAGGACGAGGCCGTTAAGACCAAGGTGTTCGCGGAGCTGGACGGGGTCATTGCGGATCCTGCGGCGGTGTTGGCGTCGAATACCTCGAGCATCCCGATCATGAAGATCGCCGCGGCTACCAAGAATCCGCAGCGAGTGCTGGGTCTGCACTTCTTCAACCCGGTGCCGGTGCTGCCGCTGGTCGAGTTGGTCAGCACGCTGGTCACTGACGAAGCCGCTGCCACCCGTACCGAGGAGTTTGCCAGCGCGGTCTTGGGAAAGCAGGTCGTGCGCTGTTCGGACCGGTCCGGTTTCGTGGTCAACGCGCTGCTGGTGCCCTATCTACTGTCCGCGATCCGGATGGTTGAGGCCGGGTTTGCCACGGTCGAAGATGTCGACAAGGCCGTTGTTGCCGGTTTGTCCCATCCCATGGGGCCGCTGCGGCTCTCCGATCTTGTTGGCCTGGACACCCTCAAGCTCATCGCGGACAAGATGTTCGAAGAATTCAAGGAACCACACTATGGGCCACCGCCGTTGTTGTTGCGGATGGTGGAGGCGGGGCTATTGGGTAAGAAGTCGGGTCAGGGCTTCTATACATACTGA
- the ramB gene encoding acetate metabolism transcriptional regulator RamB, translating to MSKTFVGSRVRQLRSERGFSQAGLAQMLDISPSYLNQIEHDVRPLTVAVLLRITEMFGVDATFFAPQDDTRLVAELREVTMDRDLDIDVDAPEVAEMVAAHPVLARAMVNLHRRYRITTAQLAAATEERYSDGSGTGSISMPHEEVRDYFYQRQNYLHELDAAAEDLTIQMRMHHGDLGSELTRRLTEVHGVRITKRIDLGDTVLHRYDPKAKTLEISNHLASGQQVFKMAAELAYLEFGELIDAMVTDGKFTSAESRTLARLGLANYFAAAAVLPYRQFHDVAENFRYDVERLSAFYSVSYETIAHRLSTLQRPSMRGVPFSFIRVDRAGNMSKRQSATGFHFSSSGGTCPLWNVYETFANPGKILVQIAQMPDGRNYMWVARTVERRAARYGQPGKTFAIGLGCELRHAHRLVYSEGLDLSGDPNVAATPIGAGCRVCERDNCPQRAFPALGRALDLDEHRSTVSPYLVKQP from the coding sequence GTGAGCAAGACGTTCGTCGGTTCGCGCGTCCGCCAGCTACGTAGCGAGCGCGGTTTCAGCCAGGCCGGACTGGCTCAAATGCTGGACATTTCGCCGAGCTACCTCAACCAGATCGAGCACGACGTCCGCCCGCTGACCGTGGCCGTGCTGTTGCGCATCACCGAGATGTTTGGCGTGGACGCGACCTTCTTCGCCCCCCAGGACGACACGCGGCTGGTCGCCGAGCTGCGCGAGGTGACCATGGATCGCGACCTAGACATTGATGTCGACGCGCCCGAAGTCGCCGAAATGGTTGCCGCCCATCCCGTGCTGGCCCGGGCCATGGTTAATCTGCACCGGCGATACCGGATCACCACCGCCCAGCTGGCGGCGGCCACCGAAGAGCGCTACTCCGACGGTAGCGGCACCGGGTCGATCTCCATGCCGCATGAAGAGGTCCGCGACTACTTCTACCAACGCCAGAACTATCTGCATGAGCTGGACGCCGCCGCCGAAGACCTGACCATCCAGATGCGAATGCACCATGGCGACCTGGGCAGCGAGCTGACCCGCCGACTCACCGAGGTGCACGGAGTGCGGATCACCAAACGGATCGACCTCGGCGATACCGTGCTACACCGCTACGACCCAAAGGCCAAGACACTGGAAATCAGCAATCACCTCGCCTCGGGTCAGCAGGTCTTCAAGATGGCCGCCGAACTGGCCTATCTCGAGTTCGGCGAGCTGATCGACGCCATGGTCACCGACGGCAAGTTCACCAGTGCGGAATCGCGCACGCTGGCCCGCCTCGGGCTGGCCAACTACTTCGCCGCGGCAGCGGTGTTGCCCTACCGCCAGTTCCACGATGTCGCAGAGAATTTCCGCTACGACGTCGAGCGTCTTTCGGCGTTCTACTCGGTGAGCTACGAGACCATCGCGCACCGGCTCTCCACGCTGCAGCGCCCCTCGATGCGCGGGGTGCCGTTCTCGTTCATCCGGGTCGACCGGGCGGGCAATATGTCAAAGCGACAGTCGGCCACCGGTTTTCACTTCTCCTCCAGCGGAGGAACCTGCCCATTGTGGAACGTGTACGAGACATTTGCCAATCCAGGCAAAATCCTGGTGCAGATAGCCCAGATGCCCGACGGCCGCAACTATATGTGGGTGGCCCGTACCGTGGAGCGACGCGCGGCCCGGTATGGTCAGCCCGGTAAGACCTTCGCGATCGGGCTGGGCTGCGAGCTTCGCCACGCGCACCGGCTCGTCTACTCGGAAGGACTCGATTTGTCCGGCGACCCGAACGTTGCAGCCACACCGATCGGCGCCGGTTGTCGAGTCTGCGAACGCGACAATTGCCCGCAACGAGCATTCCCCGCTCTCGGGCGCGCGCTCGATCTCGACGAACATCGCAGCACCGTGTCCCCCTACCTAGTGAAACAACCATGA
- the aceA gene encoding isocitrate lyase, with protein MSVVGTPKSAEQIKHDWDHNPRWKGVTRTYTPQDVVALQGHVVEEHTLARRGAEVLWEQLHEMDFVNALGALTGNMAVQQVRAGLKAIYLSGWQVAGDANLSGHTYPDQSLYPANSVPQVVRRINNALLRADEIAKVENDRSVDNWLVPIVADGEAGFGGALNVYELQKAMIAAGVAGSHWEDQLASEKKCGHLGGKVLIPTQQHIRTLTSARLAADVADVPTVVIARTDAEAATLITSDVDERDRPFITGERTKEGFYRIKNGLEPCIARAKAYAPFADLIWMETGTPDLALAKQFAEGVKAEFPDQMLAYNCSPSFNWKKHLDDATIAKFQRELGAMGFKFQFITLAGFHALNYSMFDLAYGYARNQMSAYVELQEREFAAEERGYTATKHQREVGAGYFDRIATTVDPSSSTTALAGSTEEGQFH; from the coding sequence ATGTCTGTCGTTGGCACCCCGAAAAGCGCTGAGCAGATAAAGCACGATTGGGACCACAACCCGCGGTGGAAGGGCGTTACCCGCACCTACACCCCCCAGGACGTCGTTGCCCTCCAGGGCCATGTCGTCGAAGAGCACACCCTGGCCCGCCGCGGCGCCGAGGTGCTGTGGGAGCAGCTGCATGAGATGGACTTCGTCAACGCGCTGGGCGCGCTGACCGGCAACATGGCTGTCCAGCAGGTGCGCGCCGGCCTGAAGGCCATCTACTTGTCGGGTTGGCAGGTCGCCGGTGACGCGAACCTGTCCGGTCACACCTACCCGGACCAGAGCCTCTACCCGGCGAACTCGGTGCCGCAGGTCGTGCGCCGCATCAACAACGCGCTGCTGCGTGCCGATGAGATCGCCAAGGTCGAGAACGACCGCTCGGTGGACAACTGGTTGGTGCCGATCGTCGCCGACGGCGAGGCCGGCTTCGGTGGCGCGCTCAACGTCTACGAGCTGCAGAAGGCCATGATTGCCGCCGGCGTCGCCGGCTCACACTGGGAGGACCAGCTGGCGTCGGAGAAGAAGTGCGGCCACCTGGGTGGCAAGGTGCTAATCCCGACCCAGCAGCACATCCGCACGCTGACCTCGGCGCGGTTGGCGGCCGACGTCGCCGATGTGCCTACCGTGGTCATCGCGCGCACCGACGCCGAGGCGGCCACGCTGATCACCTCCGACGTCGACGAGCGCGACCGGCCGTTTATCACCGGCGAGCGGACCAAGGAGGGCTTCTACCGGATTAAGAACGGCCTGGAGCCCTGCATTGCCCGGGCCAAGGCCTACGCGCCGTTCGCCGACCTCATCTGGATGGAGACCGGTACGCCTGACCTCGCGTTGGCCAAGCAGTTCGCCGAGGGCGTCAAGGCCGAGTTCCCCGACCAGATGCTCGCCTACAACTGTTCGCCGTCGTTCAACTGGAAGAAGCACCTCGATGACGCCACCATCGCGAAGTTCCAGAGGGAGCTGGGTGCGATGGGCTTCAAGTTCCAGTTCATCACGCTGGCCGGCTTCCACGCGCTGAATTACTCGATGTTCGATCTCGCCTACGGCTACGCGCGCAACCAGATGAGCGCGTATGTCGAATTGCAGGAGCGCGAGTTCGCCGCCGAGGAGCGTGGTTACACCGCGACCAAGCACCAGCGTGAGGTCGGTGCGGGTTACTTCGACCGCATCGCCACCACGGTGGACCCGAGTTCGTCGACCACGGCGTTGGCCGGCTCGACCGAAGAGGGCCAGTTCCACTGA
- the exaC gene encoding acetaldehyde dehydrogenase ExaC, translating to MPVLSRPGSAGALMSFESRYGNFIGGEWVAPAQGRYFENLTPVTGQPFCEIPRSDEADIEKALDAAHAAAPGWGKTAPAERAAILNKIADRIDENRAALAVAEVWDNGKPIREAVAADIPLAADHFRYFAAAIRAQEGSLSQIDEETVAYHFHEPLGVVGQIIPWNFPILMGAWKLAPALAAGNTVVLKPAEQTPASVLYLMSLIGDLLPPGVVNVVNGFGAEAGKPLASSNRIAKVAFTGETTTGRLIMQYASQNLIPVTLELGGKSPNIFFSDVMAANDDFQDKALEGFTMFALNQGEVCTCPSRSLIQADIHDEFLELAAIRTKAVRQGDPLDTETMLGSQASNDQLEKVLSYIEIGKEEGAKLITGGERAELGGDLSGGYYIQPTIFSGTNTMRIFQEEIFGPVVAVTPFADYQDAMGIANDTLYGLGAGVWSRDGNTAHRAGRDIKAGRVWVNCYHVYPPHAAFGGYKQSGFGREGHQMALEHYQQTKNLLVSYSDKALGLF from the coding sequence ATGCCTGTCTTGTCACGTCCGGGTTCCGCCGGGGCACTGATGTCGTTCGAATCCCGCTACGGAAACTTCATCGGTGGTGAGTGGGTCGCGCCGGCCCAAGGCCGCTACTTCGAAAACCTGACCCCGGTGACCGGCCAACCGTTCTGCGAGATACCGCGCTCTGACGAAGCCGACATCGAGAAGGCCCTGGACGCAGCCCACGCTGCGGCCCCCGGGTGGGGCAAGACGGCGCCCGCCGAGCGCGCCGCGATCCTGAACAAGATCGCCGACCGTATCGACGAGAACAGAGCCGCGCTGGCCGTTGCCGAAGTCTGGGACAACGGAAAACCGATCCGAGAGGCCGTCGCCGCCGACATCCCGCTGGCGGCGGACCACTTCCGGTACTTCGCCGCCGCGATTCGGGCTCAGGAGGGGTCGCTGTCGCAGATCGACGAAGAGACGGTCGCCTACCACTTCCATGAGCCGCTCGGGGTGGTCGGGCAGATTATCCCGTGGAACTTCCCGATCCTGATGGGCGCCTGGAAATTGGCGCCGGCGTTGGCGGCCGGTAATACGGTGGTGCTCAAACCTGCGGAGCAGACCCCGGCATCGGTGCTGTACCTGATGTCGCTGATCGGTGATCTGCTGCCGCCCGGCGTGGTCAACGTCGTCAATGGGTTCGGCGCCGAGGCCGGCAAACCGCTGGCGTCGAGCAACCGAATTGCCAAGGTCGCGTTCACCGGGGAAACCACCACCGGGCGACTGATCATGCAGTACGCCTCACAGAACTTGATCCCGGTCACCCTGGAGCTCGGCGGCAAGAGCCCCAACATCTTCTTCTCCGACGTGATGGCGGCCAACGACGATTTCCAGGACAAGGCCCTGGAGGGATTCACCATGTTCGCCCTCAACCAGGGCGAGGTGTGCACCTGCCCGTCGCGCAGTCTGATCCAAGCCGACATTCACGACGAGTTTCTCGAACTGGCGGCGATCCGAACCAAAGCGGTTCGGCAGGGTGATCCGCTGGACACCGAGACGATGCTGGGCTCCCAGGCCTCCAACGACCAGCTCGAAAAGGTGCTGTCCTACATCGAGATCGGCAAGGAGGAAGGCGCCAAACTCATCACCGGCGGTGAGCGTGCCGAACTGGGCGGGGATCTATCCGGTGGCTACTACATCCAGCCGACCATCTTCAGCGGGACCAACACAATGCGGATTTTCCAAGAGGAGATTTTCGGGCCCGTCGTCGCAGTCACGCCGTTCGCCGACTACCAGGACGCGATGGGCATCGCCAACGACACCCTCTACGGTTTGGGCGCGGGCGTGTGGAGTCGCGACGGCAACACCGCCCACCGCGCCGGGCGCGACATCAAGGCCGGGCGGGTGTGGGTGAACTGTTATCACGTGTATCCGCCGCACGCGGCGTTCGGCGGATACAAGCAGTCCGGTTTTGGCAGGGAAGGTCACCAGATGGCCCTCGAGCACTACCAGCAGACCAAGAACCTCCTGGTGTCCTACTCCGACAAGGCGCTCGGGCTGTTCTGA